gcAGCATTTAAACACGTTACCAACGAGATAAGAGGAGATCTATTCTTCTAACATGATCTTTACACATCTTCTTCACAGAAGCACCTAATTCAGCAAGTAATTTTGTCGCACCTTCACTTGCTTACGCAAATTTCTATGGGCTAATAATTCGGGGTTCTCCTTAACCTCCAATTTCTGTGGGGAAGGGGAAATACTGATACATACTCCACGGATttcctcactagagggatcacagccggttagtcgctaAGCTGGCGCAGCGCGTACCCCAGGTAGCGGATAGaagctaatcgcggaccaaaagcggcCTTGTCCCTGCCCTGAACCCGAGGTGGATTCGGGGAATGGACTCCCTATTTCTGCAGTGCCAGGATCGGCTCATACTACTGTTGTATCCCGTACGTCGGTCCGGTCAAAAACCAGCAACCAAGAGACTGGggggtgcaagggaggcggcgCGGAGTGCCCTCTAACACATTAGTTCCACCAATCCACCTCAGTAGAATGCGATGTTCtctcaaaaactcatgggactgaAGGGTAACAACCTCTCTGGGTTCTAAAGTTATATGCAGAATATAGTAACAAGATCGAGTCTCCTGATATAGGAGGAAAGTCTGGTACGGTAGCTCCAGGAACGAGATGGTTGTAGGAATCATTTCAAACACCAAAATGGAGGATTAGGATCAACGCCTGTACCTACCACGCACCTACGCTCGCATCAAAAGCCACTGAAGATCACACTGGAGAAGAATTCTGGACTGGAGCTGTTAAGAACGTCTGagctatgaaaaaaagaagtccatatagacctagagaagttctagAGAGAAGATAATACTTTCGACAAGatcattgttggtgattttaacGCTAAAATTAGATGAAATGGGTCCCTGAAGAAGGCCTGAGAAACTTCACATCGGCAGCTACGGCCTACAGTGGAACGAGCAGTGGGAGAGGCTTTCTGAGTTTATCGTGACGACTAACACCACCCATGcaaactcgcaatttcagaagccatCCTCTCTACGGTGGatgtgggagtcacccggtgaaGGGTACCATACTGGAATTacccacatcatcgtcagcaAAAGGTTTTGTCCGACGATTGTCCACTTTATAAATGTGCATTAACATCACTAGAAAACCAACTACCATCACTTCTGCTTCAGAACTTGCGCAAACAATATACTCGACTGGGTCTTATTCCAGCAAAGTTTTTATAGTTCCTTGTTTTCCAATTCCCTTTCCCTAACACCACCCCAGCCCAGTCGAATTTTGTTCCATTCGAATTAAAGAACTAGTTTCTCGGCATAATGTTCCCATTGTTACACAATTCCACGCAGTGCTCTTCTAAAACTCtgtttcttttgagaaaaggGTTGAAGTGTAAACAGGTAGGGAAAGCTATCATAGAAGAATGTAATTCTTCATCGGACCTATGAAGTAAGTAAACCTAGTTATATTTTTGGAATCAAACGCTCGGAATTCATCAACAAAAGCCGAGCATCATAAAAAGATGAAGCTCTCGGGAActacaagaaatattttttaaggaCATCATGGCACTACTGGGACATTCAAACGAGACTCCATGTACGACTTTCAATAAACCTCAGCGTGTTGATGATGATTGTTTTCGATGACTTCAATTACTCAAACTAGATTTCGACACCCAAGCTGGTAATCACCGAACCTTCCCGTTTTCAGCTCAACGTAAACTTCTTCCCATTtccttttccagaagaaaactcATTACTTACAGTTATATTAGTATCctgatgaaattttcaagcttagagaaaagtattttaaaaaatgttcgaTTATCACTTCTATTATCTGCCTAGTAAAAGCATGCTTCATTGATATTCGGGACCACTTAGCCTAAAAAATTTGCATTAACATtcttaaaagataaagtgtctggcattagtcaatccgcttgggatacggtggctagccgatgttcCAAGTTAGTGCTTTTATGCTCCTAGACAACTgtggttccaatttatcgacctcggagggacgaagggcttggttggaaCTAGGAatgattcgaacctccgatcgaagATTGTGaagacacagcggaacctcccaCCGGTTGCACCTACACCCGTCAAATTAACATTCTTGGAAGTCTTAAGTCGGCACAGCTACTCCTACTTCACATGCAATgtcctttcaaattttagtaTTCCTCCCCGTCCATCCATTTGTAGTCCTCAAGAAAATTTACAAGTGTTCTTgtttgtgtgcgtgtgtgttcGCAAAAGCAGGAGTACTTGACCGAGAAATAGCAGCTTGTATCGCCTCGTGTGCGAATAAGTCATCCATCATCATTGactttgttgctttttttctctttctctcattttcttgGTCATTTGGCACAACAAGTACAGTCAAACCTGTATTCGGTTAAGGTGGAAGTggcatcttttcttttgcacaGTAATTATTTTAACTaattaacagttttttttttcgcactcaTCTAGCTAAGCAGTTTAGACCACTTATACTGTCGCGCACCACAGTGTCAGAAGGTGGGAGTGCGAgtttatgtttgtttgtttgtttgtttgtttgtttctccTCTATTCATTCATAAATGCTGTGGCATAAGAATTGAGGGTAAACTACATGCTAGTGGTGTTCTTTTCTCGAGggtaatataaatatgaaaataaacatgaatacaAATGAACATAAATCATCTataaacaaattgaaaaagatgaagtCCAGATCCGGAGAGGTAATGTAGTTACCTCGCACATTCCTTTTCCTGACAAATAAACACCAGTCGGCCAGTCAGTCGTCGTCCACCAACGTTACAACTGAGCAAATCATGAAAATAATCGCATCTATCCTGCATCTTAGAGGCTACATAGGCACatccatgaaaaattcaagtCAAATTCAAACTTGAACTGGAGGTTACGGTATTTCTAAAACATGCGTGAATTCTAAGCGATTTTCTGTCTGATTTCTtgacaacagaaaaaagcgtAGAACTAGgaattgaaacaaataaatttcctACCTACGAAATTGTTTTATTCAGGAAGGGCAGAATAATTCATAATTatagataataatattaataaactgcataaaataataacaaaataaatattattaataacaAATGGCCAAATAGTGTATAAAAGTGGATGAATAAAAGTATTTagtacaataataaaataaaataaatgataatataaattatagTTGTTACAACTTCGTAAAATCTCCAAACTAGGCAAGTTTTAATGGGGATTCTTGGAATAACTTAGGTACTATTTGACTATTCTCGTTGTTCGTCACAAGTATCTTTGTTCTCGTCATTTCTTGTGGTTctcttccattattttttcaatcccAATTAATTCTAGTTCCTACTCAGCAATGTTTCTCCTCAAAACGTGCTGCTATATTTTTCACCTTAATGTAAGCACCTAGCTAACCTCCAATCGTTGGGCCATTGTGTTCTATCCTAAGGCTAATGTAGAGCGCTGTAGAAGCAGTGAATAATGTCCCCGTGATCTATTTTCTACGACTGTCGATCGATATACTATACATTGCGTTTAATTTTAACTACGGTACATCTTATTATACTATTCTCATCAGTGGCTGACCGAATAATGCTCCAACTGCTGCCCGGAATTCTAGCGTAGACATGGGAAAAACAACTCGAGGGGTTTAGCgtagaaaaattccatttcgGATGAGTCCGCCTCCAATCCAGAATCATTGGAGAGCTTCATGGATTCTTATGTAGTCCATGCAAATAACTGTGGGGAATCACTGCGGTAGCAAGTCACTCCACCCTGACAAATACGGTACCAACGTCTCGAACTCGAAAGATGAAACGATTGTTTGGAGGAATATTTTATTCTCTGGAAAATTCGTGAGGTTTTCGTGGAAAGCGAGTACACTAGGTTCGATGAACTGCCTTCGCTGATCGTGGACATTTTGGGGTCGTTTCCATTCGAATTCAATTCTAAAGCAATATCACGGAGAGAAAAGATCCAGTGTTCGTGTCCCTGAGATTGAACATTTCCGATAACTAGTTTGTAGTTGGGCATGGTTGCAGTAGCATGTGGGAATAATTGTCGGCTAGGTGCCATGAACACAGATAGACAGACAGAGAGACGAGGAGAGGACGAGGCCGGTTTCTTGGGTGGTGACGTCGCGCGCCGCCTAGTCACTTTCGCGACGTTCGCCAGTACATTTCACACATTCGCTCAAGCACAAGCCATTCTCCTGGTCCCATTCCCCAGCGATTGTTTATCACTGCAGCAGCAGCCAGATAACGGCACAGACGCCCATCCAGAGACACATGAAAACAATCAGGACCAACCAGTATCGCTTGCGCCTTTAACACATGCCATCGCCGCCATCTATACTACCGACCTGTGACTGTGATCACATGCTAAACGATCAATATGAGCATCGACCAGCGATCAATACCGATCTTATCTGACACATCCGACGTCCGCCCACTGTCGTTCGCGCCTCATGCTGCGCCGCCGTAGCGGCTGTTGCGCACGATGAGTGCGATCATCTCTCCCTCTGCGTCTCCGCGCCCACTCTCGTTCTCTGCGCTCTGGCGGTTCTGATGCGCGTTCGGCGCGGTGGCCGCTTTATTTCACGAACTTATTTCTCTGCTGTTTATGTTGGATTATTCATCGTTTCTCATATCGTTGATCTAAATCGGATTTTTGCAATTCTGCTATTGCATTGTCGATGGAAGTATTTCAGTTCAAATTGAACCACGGTGGTGATTAACGGTTACTTTTTGTCATGTCCTTTGTTCagctttcttttgtttgctgTTAGCATGCTTTATTTAATTTGGATTGACAGCATATTTAGCTCTTTCCATCTATTTCATTCGTCGTTGGAATATGTTGAAATTAGTGTTGATTACGCCATTCTTTCCGCATTTATCTTTACTAAGATTTTCGATTACTGTCTTTCGTGTCTATATTTAAACATGTTTGTCGTAGCTTCGTTACATTGAAGGTAAGTTCTCTCACAAGTGTTATTATTTGTATGAGAACCTACAAATTCCTTGTTACTTTCTTACGATGTGAGCAGTGATATAACTGTACACAGAAAACGACTTTTCTTCCTAccattcgttctttttttctggatctccTTGTTCCATATATCTTTCTCTTTCAAAGTGATTCGCCCGACAGTATGCATTCATTTTGTGCCATGTGTTCGAATGGCTTTTTCACATCATGTCATCTCGTTATTGTCAGGaatatttctcatattctgGTGTAAAATGTGAATATCTATCCTGAAAGCGCAATGCTGCTGGAACATTCCCGCCGCGAAACATCTCGTAATACCCGGAATCACAGCCATCTCGCCCTTGACCAGTTCAACGCCTTACATTCCATATATTACTTTAGTAATTTCTACTATAAGTCATTTTCGCTGTACGTAATGGTCTGTCAGGATTATAGTTCTAAATTATTCTTGAATTAGCCTGACTTTTTATCAAGGGGAAATCACTGTAGAGCTgcattcaaattttctcataCGAATCGCTGCTGCAACTTTTCATTAAATGCTGTGTAGCAAACGCTCAGCTATATTCACGTCTTGCATACTGTAAATACATCTACAtggttttttaaatgaattatcGCATGCTTCACCGAAAATTgtttagaaaattagaaacaatTTCACTTGCATTGCTgtaaacattgaaaatgtCATGTTTTGTGGCAATCTTCTTTCGGAACAAGAATTCAGTAGGAATCTTAAGAGGTGGTTTGGAACGGTGCATATTCCTTCCTGCCTGTATGGTGCGATCGATATAAGGCATAGAACGCCAGAAGAAATAATTATCCTCCCCTTATGGTGTAAACGTCAACTCGATTAGGCCAGTAATCATAAGCGCGATGAGGTCCGAAGTGCTTTCTGGTAACCTAGCACTGGCAGATACAGAACGTATTATTACACTCACGTATGTCTGTCAATTTATTCTCGAGCAACTAACACACGAAAGAGAATTTGGTGCGAATATCTGAAgtggtttcacttttttctcagataACCCTTTAAATCATTCAGCGCAACAAATTCTGtcaatattattattcaacGGAGTATCTTAAGTGTTGAACATAGCTCTCTTttgacagaaaagaaaaaataacatgaaagAGGTTTCGTTAGTTTGTAGAGTGCACAAATTGGAGCTTGTCCTCATTTTGTAGAAATTGGAACTCGTCCTCATTTTTAAAGAGAGGAATGTGAACTGCTTAGCAACGCACAGCTTCACATTCTACAGTCTTTTGATATTAGGCACTTTGTGTGTCGACAGGGGTGCGATTTTATCGAAATGATGGCGATTGCAGAAGTGAACAAAGGGAATTGTGTAATACAGCGTTCAGTGGAGGTAATGTTCGGGACATAAATTGCGAGTATCAAAGCGAAAAGTTGAAGAAGCTCCTGCAAATCCAGTAACCAGAGAAATCAGGGGCAACATTTAACCCAATCAGTTGAGAAAACTCCACAACCACAAGATTTACAAGAAGAAACCACCTAGAATGGTTTATACGGATTGGGATTTGCTCTGTCGGGCAGGTCTACCTCTAATCCACTCTGAAAGTCTTCATTTACTCGATCGTTTGGGTGAAGAGAGTGGCATGGTTGGGTAATCTGAGCCGTCCGGTGCTGCTCAGCTATTCGATCCCTGTATTTCTGAGATTTGCTTCGCTGGAAAGATGCTTAACCTCAAATATTGCCCATGATTGACGTCTTTCAACTATTTTTCGTAGCATTCGAATCATTTCCCTTCGATTCTACCTTATCTTTTCCCGAAGGAATCGAATTTTCTGACATCTGGTTAGCGATTTGTTGATACAGCACTAATTCCTTATTCATCATTAGCATGTATAATGTGACATGGATAAATGAAGTGAAGACGTTTTTGAAAAGTGCTCAATAGGTTCGGACATCCAAGTCTATTCGGTTGAAATTATCTTACCTCTGGAGAGGCAGCTGCGATTAGTGGTGATCTTCACTTCTGTAAGCGAGCACTATCCACAACCACAGAGGAAATTCAAGGGAGAGTGAAATAAACACTTTCGTGAAGTTCATTTTTACTTCTCAAATCTTCTCCGGTCAACAATGATTCCTGAGTGACTCCATATGATGTGAGATGGAGACACTTTGGGACCTATGTTCAAGCTCCAAGCACTGCGATCATTGATGATGCAGTTGCGGAGAAGAAACGCAGATGCAACGTAGACTCCATTAAACTTGCTCTTAAACATTGATTGATAGATATCACGTGGTGTATGTTTCTACAGTTGGTGTTTTCTTATATGTACAGCTGCTACAAATGGTGATATCGACtataaaagttttatttttccagcGGTTCGTTCTACTATTTCTCACATCGCTGCTTTCACAAGAGCAATGATTTGGTATTTCCTAAGTTTTCTTCAGAGCTTATTTTCTAGTACGCATCCCATGCGCCTATTATGTAGTAGTTTTGTAGCAACCCTTCGGTAAATTATAAATGCACCAAAAATCCTTTTTAGTAAGAGGAGTAACGAACAcactttcttcacatttttctttttttaaataacacctagtgtttatttttttttgaaatatctctTTATAAGGTcgttataagttttttttttaaatagattcCTTAAAAGAACGAGTGGGGTTGGATTTTACTAGCGTTCGCCTGTGAATGAGCTATTGTTTTGGAAGTTGTTTTTTCCGTCCTCTTTTGTTCTTCGATGTTAATAGTCAGATATTGggcttttttctatttgtagcTTGAGTAGCTCTACACGAAATACTATTCGacattatctttatttttattgcttatGTTGATGGTTTAAGGTAATTTGAACCTGCCATGTATAGCATAACGTTGCATAGTGCGTCGTCAGCTTTGTTGAATGTGCAACGTTAGatgaaaaaaggcaaaatttACGTTAAAAACAAATGTTACAAATGAATTCTAACAGATATTTGAACATTTATCATTActttgatgaaaatgaaatgatccAGCGGGTAATTACGAAGAGAACAACGtttatgaaaatttcgaaCAGTTGTGGcggtttgcaaaaaaaaactagcgtGTTTCGTTCCCTTCAGCGCAAGCGATTCATCATCCTCATATAAAAATTTAAGTAATGATAGTCTTCGGAAGATATTTTGTAATCCTTCTATTctcattgtttcttttctgttctcaTTTTGTCCTCTCCTAGCGCCGTATACCGTACTCCTCCCCGTTCGTCTTGTATTTGTGATGATTCCGTTCCTGAATGTACTTAAAATTCACGACTTTTGGTgatatttacattttctgTGTGCGGCGTCGTTTTCTCGTTCGATCAAGCTCAAACATGTCAGGCGGTTATCAGTGCGCTGGTTTTAACTCGCTTGAGGTTGGCGTGGTCTATGCATCATCATTCGATCATTCCTTCTCACGGCAACCGCTTCTGTTGAGAGCACTTTTTCTCTGACCAGGACTTGTTTTTGTCGTCATGCATGTAAAACGCAATCACTATGCATGTGCCGTGCTATGCTTGAAGTGGAATTGCTGCCACATTACTTGCTCGATGACATTTTCATTTGTGTAAGAACTTTCGAACATGAGAAATGCCCCCGCATAGTTTTCTGTCACATGTGAAAACATGTAGTGGGCAACACTTTATACTTGAAAGAATTTTGTTCTCGCtactttttcgtttcattttgatttcttgtttCCTTGTCTCCTAAACTACATTTTTGTACTGCTTCTTTTCGGAGAAGAATTTCGAATTTCACGATGGTTTTATCGAAATTATTTGATACTTGAATTGATTGGTCCAATCATGATTCCTTTTCCGTTATCGCCTCCTTACAAGTCCTTCATCATTATTTCCAACCCccaatttgttgttgttatgcGCGCCTCCAATCTCAAGACTTAAATCGGCTTGCGGTTAATTGAATTCCTCAGCGGCCTATTTGCTTCCCTCTATCCGAATGTATTTCGAGACATGTTCAATGACATTACTTTACACTCAAtctttaaattatttcttgcACTTACAGCCCAAAATAGTTACATGCCGAATTGTGGTTATTCCCACACTGTTTCTTTTGTATTACGCGCAAGAAAATCTATGTATAGGTTTTGCGACGGAGGAAAATCTAGTTGAATGCATCTACGTAAGTAGACGAAGTGAAAGATTGATGATGTCGTATCGCTTTATCTTTTTAGTATGCACATATACGTATGTTGTGTAACCAAGTACGTCTGCACAAACGTGGTTCGATAACGCCCGAGGCCAATCAAGCTTTTCATTCCTCAGGGACAGTTGAACTGGTAGCACAGATGTGTGAGAAGATAGCTGCAATTACCTGATACTCCGGCTGAAATTCGCAAGTTGTATAGGCCACAGATGCGTTCAAAAACCTCCACGTATCTGATTTAAAGTCGAGCGAGTCGGTGAATTCCAAAGATTCTGAATAACCATAAACAATTTATGTACAAATAGACATGAActataaaaacacaaataaaaaatacaccAGTTAGCCTTGCGTTGGGAGTTACTGTTTGAAAGAGGTCGAGAAAACCTGGGGTTAGACTTTAGACGCTTTTATACCAAAACAAACTTGTGAAATTTAATCTTATCATTCTCATCGATCGAGGGCTGTCCGAAGGGTCTCACCAGTGCAGCAGAACACTTACATGTGTTCAGCGCTTCGAAGGAGGATCGGGGAGTAATGGAATACTTAATAGTATCTACAGCTGCATCGCATTACTTAAGAAGGTAGCTCTATTTGTAACTTCCTGCCTCGTCGTCCTCTGAAACTGTTTCTATGGACAGACGAAGTCGTCCCTTTTCCTACGTTGTCAGGCTCGCCAACTAGATATACACATGCGCTTGTTTTGTCGGCGCCTGTGGAACTCGGCGGTGGAGCTAAGGATTCCCGCAAGTTCtacttaaagtttttttttatccgagTTACCATAAAGGATATTTTCACATAAACAGGTTACCGCTGGTTTAAtgagaaagacaaaaaaacgCTGCAAGTTCCCATACTTTCAGTAACGAATTCCGCTGATGGCGGTAAAATTTGGTATCTTTGTGGAGTTATACGGTAGTTATAGTCAGGATTTTCCCGTTATACACATGAACACAGGCACATGAGGTTTCATAGCGCTCCGAGAAAAAAGAGTCACTTACCTTGTCCCTCCTTGCCACCTCTACTATTCAGCCAATGCCCTGTTCAAAGCGGTTCATCTCTTGAAATTTGTACTCAGAAACATACATTCATGCAGCTACATCCTTTTTGACTCGATACAATTTTCTGATTCTTTCTGACTTGTCAGGATGACCTCTCTCTATAGTGAATTTTGCTTACTAGCCATTGTCAAGATTATTAGTAGCCCCCAAAGTATGTGTTGTTGAATTTGAACAATGGgacttcttaattttttttaacattctccttttttcaacaacttcGACACACATTTTAgtgttattttgttctttttgtggaGGAAGAAGTTTGTTAAAACTAAGTTTTCCAAAACGAATCCTAtgtaaagagtttttttttgacgaatccATATAGTTCCGATGGAACACTTCAGATTTCACCCATTTCATACTCTTCTTTCTAAGATACTGTACTTCTGCGACGAACTTTGAGAGCATCTTTCGATAACAGAAATGTAGAGTCCTTTCAGCCAACGTTCAAATTGTTGCGTTGTTGCGCAACCACTTGTGAACGTGATCAATCAGTGAGTTGGTAGCTGAATAGAATAGGAAAGCACGAAAAGCTGATCTTCTGGGCTTGTTAGTGCTCTCTATCTTCACGCAGAACTTCTTGATGTGTATGCGTCGTAATCAAGGGCCGACACTTAAATCCAGTTACCGTTGACTTTCACTGTTCGTCATTTCACGAAAAAGCATAGGTAATTAGATACTGAAGTCTGTACATGCTGCGGTTCACGAATACGCTGTGAATTGCTCCGATTACCTGGTATATAACACATaatttgtttactgtttacttGTGATGTTTCACAAAGCGTTTGTAAATTTCGTATATAATACACGTTATTGTGTACATTACTTCAATTCTGTTTCCTATACTTTAGATACTACAATTTTAGACATATATCTTCTGTTGCTAACACACTTTGCCACATCAAAAAATAGCTGCTACAAatcccttcaattttttaaaacctgTGATGAGTACGACTAATCCTGACCATTAATCCTGACCCTGCTTAGTTGATTTGTAGAACATTTGCTTTATGGTCCCATCCGCAAACGTTGTCGTTTTACCCACATACTTTGGTTCTTATTCATTTCTCGCATCTCGCGCTCACTACCCGCAGGTGTTTCCCAGATTAGAATGCTACCGAGTTTTGGACCCGCCCTTGGATCGCTGTTGGTGCGAGCGAATGCTGCTGTGCGGAGCGTTGTAAGAAGACGGCGTACCGCCCCTCCACACGTTCGTTCGGGCCTGTAGTAATGGCGCTCGTCCCCTTGCTCCCAACGATATGACGTCTATACGACGACCGCGGGCGGTTGTCGTCTCAATCGACTTACATTTCCGTTTGATAGAGTAAGTGGGTGAATGAAGCCCACTCAGCCGCTCACCTCTTCCCATTGCCTTCTCGATCACATTTGTGGCGACTCGATTTCATCAATGCGTTCTACCCTAACTTCTCAATCCCATTTGTAAGTCTAACAGCGCCGGCGGGCAAATCCACTTCTCAATCCATTCTTCCGTTGTGGACCCACTTTTCCAACTTGCTTTTGAATCAGTCAGTTTCGTGGAAAGGTATTCTCCAAGTTGCTTTCATCCGCAAACTGAATTTCTAGTTCTTTCTTTATCAAATCTGAGAGATGCAGCTGCCAAATTGTAGTCTAGAAATCACACTCCGTAATTAGGCTTTAAGCGGATTGTAATTCGTAATGAACTCTACTTCTAACTTCTTCTTCTGTAACCTGAACATTTTATCAAATGGTCCAAGTTTATATAAATCTATGACCTGTTAGCTTGCGCCGAATTCATTCACATAGAAGCTTCTTACAAATCAAATAGGGATTTTGAGTTCCAATTATTGACGATATAATCTTGCACAATTTTTCATGGCCAGACTTAAAAGAAGTGCGAATCTtcccctgtttttttttttctgaggacaCAGAGAGTTGCAAAAGTAGGTTAAATAGCGTCGTTTTGAAGTTTCTCGTTTCATCTAGCTCAATGTGTTTCTGTAAAATCTCCGGGAGGTACCCTTCTGCTGCATTTCGTTGCTTTCCTGTTAGTTCTCGGTGTTGTTCCTCTAGTTTCTTAGAAGATCTGCCTGGAACTATTTTTTACTGtgatattttcattcaaatttgtgCTGACTACATGCTACAAACATGTCTCTGTTCTTGTTTTGGGGAGCATGTGTTTACGTTTTGAATTGATTTGGCATCGTTCGTCTTCCTGGCTCCACGTGTCTTCTTTCTATTGAATCATTGGAGAAAGATTGAGTTTGTCGACAAGTACGGTTGTTGTACAAAATCGCATCTTATCAGTGGTGTAGTTCCGCTACCTTTCTACTGATAACTCCACTCTCTTCACCTTATTCGTACTAGCTAGGAAGCATCCGTTTTCCTACAGAACTCCCTGTTATAATGGCAACAACGTCAGCTGTCTGCTCACATTCGCTTGTCGTGAATACGAATGACCCTCGCTCGCTCTTCCGTTATTTACTCCTGATTGTTTGTGTGGGGCTTGAAAGGTTCACCTAATATGACCACGTTTCAGTCATTCACAATGGGCGAAGACCCTAAAACCACGACTACTGCAGAAACAGCAACTACTGCTGCTACGGCTCCACTGGATCCTGATCCAGATACCATAAAGATGTTTGTCGGTCAGGTAGGTCGTTTACAACATTCTCAACTGCCCGACGATATCTGTGTTGCTggtttttcctcaaaactGGAGAtgctaggaaaaaaagtaagaaaaagtgCGTCAGTGAGAGAATTGCGCtccgttccattttttttttcagatcactAAAGAAATAGTTTTATTCTACTTggatttttcagtttcaattGTTCGGTTGCTTACTGTTCATGTTAATCCACATTATTGCTTCCATTTTGTGTTTTCGAGCAAATATATTGTTTACTTAAAATAGTAGTTTTCTTAGGAAAAGTTCTTCGCATCCAAAGTcagaagcagttttttttcgagggaatagtttatttccactttttgc
This is a stretch of genomic DNA from Necator americanus strain Aroian chromosome II, whole genome shotgun sequence. It encodes these proteins:
- a CDS encoding hypothetical protein (NECATOR_CHRII.G4392.T1); its protein translation is MVAVACGNNCRLGAMNTDRQTERRGEDEAGFLGGDVARRLVTFATFASTFHTFAQAQAILLVPFPSDCLSLQQQPDNGTDAHPETHENNQDQPVSLAPLTHAIAAIYTTDL